The following proteins come from a genomic window of Pleuronectes platessa chromosome 2, fPlePla1.1, whole genome shotgun sequence:
- the LOC128451400 gene encoding transcriptional regulator QRICH1 isoform X2: MKVKVTMNEQDSGVVSFDEYVRQKARTVPQHRMKEFLECLSKGPEVLQEFNQQEGAATTTAMVYQQQDANCIYTDSTEVAGSLLELACPVTSAENSPQLSVHQGSDQQLQVQVQIQEQQGQTISQVLQVASPSQHDLQGISTAQFIQHGDLTEEQQQQIQAQLVAAVAGGQQIQLQGTQHIQLPGGQQIQLQAGQHIQLQGGQQIQLQGGQQIQQIQLQGGQQIQQIQLQGGQQIQLHGGQQIQLQGGQQIQLQGGQQIQLQGGQQIQLHDGQQIQIQTIEAMSPTHQQDSPREVERRSGSASAVLQPAKKRKVDVPLSVSYAVPQGQQMATVLAIPQGQQQSYVSLRPDLLTVDSAQLFSTTGTITGPTGETWTIPVYSAPQQQGVTHIALPQEQYSTVQVTTTNGKDKMSPRSADVQLASAGTQEEMVQTLFPAQFMNGNIHNLVAVQAVGGTYNTTQSVHIWDPNQQQGQGEEGQEQQLHLQGQVQTEAEAEPPTEILVPVCLKPEEGLEVWRLWAKRKNIELSKQEKPSLAPIGRRQPLCFQEDLVSSAVAELNLGLALMTQEARGSEEEEFSPDVLYYVFLCIQKYIADNGRVDDVFADPYYTRFGASLHNILDGWKPIVHPLGYIIPSHVTEEMLWECKQLGAHSPATLLTTLMYFNTKYFCLTTPEQHLKVAFSKVLRHTRKNPTNAKDKATSIRLLKGQGPHSAGQKGTDDMYEEQIEDPENPLRCPIKLYDFYLFKCPQSIKGRNDAYYMTPEPVVAPNSPMWYSSQPLTNQQVEQILARIIVVREIQEIIGVSAENMG, encoded by the exons ATGAAA gtcAAAGTGACAATGAATGAGCAGGACAGTGGGGTGGTGTCCTTCGATGAGTATGTGCGGCAGAAGGCCCGCACTGTTCCCCAGCACAGGATGAAGGAGTTCCTGGAGTGTCTTTCCAAGGGCCCCGAGGTGCTGCAGGAGTTCAACCAGCAGGAAGGTGCCGCCACCACCACAGCCATGGTGTACCAGCAGCAGGACGCCAACTGTATCTACACAGACAGCACAGAGGTGGCAGGGTCGCTTCTGGAGCTGGCTTGCCCG GTGACTTCTGCCGAGAATTCACCTCAGCTGTCTGTACACCAGGGGTCTGatcagcagctccaagtgcag GTTCAGATCCAGGAACAGCAGGGCCAAACCATCAGCCAGGTTCTTCAGGTGGCCTCGCCCTCCCAGCACGATTTGCAGGGAATCTCTACAGCTCAGTTCATCCAGCACGGAGATCTCACAGAGGAGCAGCAACAGCAG ATTCAGGCACAGCTGGTTGCAGCTGTAGCCGGAGGACAACAAATCCAGTTACAAGGAACGCAACATATTCAGCTGCCAGGGGGCCAGCAAATTCAGCTTCAGGCTGGTCAACATATTCAGTTACAAGGAGGCCAACAGATTCAACTGCAGGGTGGACAACAGATTCAACAGATTCAACTGCAGGGTGGACAACAGATTCAACAGATTCAACTGCAGGGTGGACAACAGATTCAACTGCATGGTGGACAACAGATTCAACTGCAGGGTGGACAACAAATTCAACTGCAGGGTGGACAACAAATTCAACTGCAGGGTGGACAACAAATTCAGCTACATGATGGCcaacagatccagatccagaccaTAGAGGCCATGTCTCCTACCCATCAACAGGACTCTCCTagggaggtagagaggaggTCTGGTTCTGCCTCAGCTGTACTCCAACCTGCCAAGAAACGTAAGGTGGATGTCCCTCTATCTGTTTCCTATGCTGTGCCACAGGGTCAGCAGATGGCTACTGTTCTGGCCATCCCTCaagggcagcagcagagctaTGTGTCGCTACGACCAGATTTGCTCACTGTTGACAGTGCTCAGCTGTTCAGCACCACAGGGACAATCACAGGTCCCACGGGTGAGACCTGGACCATCCCTGTGTACTCTGCTCCACAACAGCAGGGGGTAACTCACATTGCCTTACCACAGGAACAGTACAGCACAGTGCAAGTTACCACCACCAACGGTAAGGATAAAATGTCCCCCAGGTCTGCAGATGTGCAGTTGGCCTCCGCTGGGACACAGGAAGAAATGGTACAGACCCTGTTTCCAGCGCAGTTCATGAACGGGAACATTCACAACCTTGTGGCAGTGCAGGCTGTAGGAGGGACTTACAACACTACACAGTCGGTACACATATGGGACCCAAATCAACAACAGGGTCAAGGAGAAGAGGGGCAAGAACAGCAGCTCCATCTGCAG gGTCAAGTCCAGACGGAGGCTGAAGCTGAACCGCCCACTGAAATTCTGGTTCCTGTCTGTCTAAAACCAGAGGAAGGCCTGGAGGTCTGGCGGCTTTGGGCGAAACGGAAAAACATAGAGTTAAGCAAGCAGGAAAAACCCAGTCTTGCGCCAATAGGAC GTCGTCAGCCGCTCTGTTTTCAAGAAGACTTGGTCTCTAGTGCTGTAGCTGAGCTAAACCTGGGTCTTGCCCTGATGACGCAGGAAGCACGTggatctgaagaagaagaattttcCCCCGACGTCCTGTATTATGTATTCTTGTGTATACAAAAG TACATCGCCGACAATGGACGTGTGGATGATGTTTTCGCTGATCCATATTACACACGTTTCGGTGCGTCCTTACACAACATCCTTGATGGCTGGAAACCAATTGTCCACCCGCTAG GTTACATCATTCCAAGTCATGTGACAGAAGAGATGCTGTGGGAGTGTAAACAGCTCGGTGCACATTCGCCAGCCACACTCCTCACTACCCTTATGTACTTCAATACAAA GTATTTCTGCCTGACGACACCTGAACAGCACTTGAAAGTAGCTTTCTCGAAGGTCCTCAGACACACGAGGAAGAACCCCACCAATGCCAAGGACAAAGCAACCAGCATCCGCCTTCTCAAAGGACAAGGTCCACACAGTGCCGGACAGAAAG GAACTGACGACATGTATGAAGAACAGATTGAAGATCCGGAGAATCCACTTCGCTGTCCCATTAAACTTTATGACTTTTACCTCTTCAAATG TCCTCAGAGCATCAAAGGACGCAATGATGCGTACTACATGACTCCAGAACCTGTCGTTGCACCCAACAGCCCAATGTGGTACTCATCGCAGCCGCTCACAAATCAGCAAGTGGAACAAATACTGGCTCGCATCATCGTGGTCCGAGAGATCCAGGAGATTATTGGTGTCAGTGCAGAGAACATGGGCTAA
- the LOC128451400 gene encoding transcriptional regulator QRICH1 isoform X1, with product MNMRCLGLEAFQVFFRSILFSPQVKVTMNEQDSGVVSFDEYVRQKARTVPQHRMKEFLECLSKGPEVLQEFNQQEGAATTTAMVYQQQDANCIYTDSTEVAGSLLELACPVTSAENSPQLSVHQGSDQQLQVQVQIQEQQGQTISQVLQVASPSQHDLQGISTAQFIQHGDLTEEQQQQIQAQLVAAVAGGQQIQLQGTQHIQLPGGQQIQLQAGQHIQLQGGQQIQLQGGQQIQQIQLQGGQQIQQIQLQGGQQIQLHGGQQIQLQGGQQIQLQGGQQIQLQGGQQIQLHDGQQIQIQTIEAMSPTHQQDSPREVERRSGSASAVLQPAKKRKVDVPLSVSYAVPQGQQMATVLAIPQGQQQSYVSLRPDLLTVDSAQLFSTTGTITGPTGETWTIPVYSAPQQQGVTHIALPQEQYSTVQVTTTNGKDKMSPRSADVQLASAGTQEEMVQTLFPAQFMNGNIHNLVAVQAVGGTYNTTQSVHIWDPNQQQGQGEEGQEQQLHLQGQVQTEAEAEPPTEILVPVCLKPEEGLEVWRLWAKRKNIELSKQEKPSLAPIGRRQPLCFQEDLVSSAVAELNLGLALMTQEARGSEEEEFSPDVLYYVFLCIQKYIADNGRVDDVFADPYYTRFGASLHNILDGWKPIVHPLGYIIPSHVTEEMLWECKQLGAHSPATLLTTLMYFNTKYFCLTTPEQHLKVAFSKVLRHTRKNPTNAKDKATSIRLLKGQGPHSAGQKGTDDMYEEQIEDPENPLRCPIKLYDFYLFKCPQSIKGRNDAYYMTPEPVVAPNSPMWYSSQPLTNQQVEQILARIIVVREIQEIIGVSAENMG from the exons ATGAATATGAGATGTTTGGGACTTGAAGCGTTTCAAGTGTTTTTCAGATccattctcttctctcctcaggtcAAAGTGACAATGAATGAGCAGGACAGTGGGGTGGTGTCCTTCGATGAGTATGTGCGGCAGAAGGCCCGCACTGTTCCCCAGCACAGGATGAAGGAGTTCCTGGAGTGTCTTTCCAAGGGCCCCGAGGTGCTGCAGGAGTTCAACCAGCAGGAAGGTGCCGCCACCACCACAGCCATGGTGTACCAGCAGCAGGACGCCAACTGTATCTACACAGACAGCACAGAGGTGGCAGGGTCGCTTCTGGAGCTGGCTTGCCCG GTGACTTCTGCCGAGAATTCACCTCAGCTGTCTGTACACCAGGGGTCTGatcagcagctccaagtgcag GTTCAGATCCAGGAACAGCAGGGCCAAACCATCAGCCAGGTTCTTCAGGTGGCCTCGCCCTCCCAGCACGATTTGCAGGGAATCTCTACAGCTCAGTTCATCCAGCACGGAGATCTCACAGAGGAGCAGCAACAGCAG ATTCAGGCACAGCTGGTTGCAGCTGTAGCCGGAGGACAACAAATCCAGTTACAAGGAACGCAACATATTCAGCTGCCAGGGGGCCAGCAAATTCAGCTTCAGGCTGGTCAACATATTCAGTTACAAGGAGGCCAACAGATTCAACTGCAGGGTGGACAACAGATTCAACAGATTCAACTGCAGGGTGGACAACAGATTCAACAGATTCAACTGCAGGGTGGACAACAGATTCAACTGCATGGTGGACAACAGATTCAACTGCAGGGTGGACAACAAATTCAACTGCAGGGTGGACAACAAATTCAACTGCAGGGTGGACAACAAATTCAGCTACATGATGGCcaacagatccagatccagaccaTAGAGGCCATGTCTCCTACCCATCAACAGGACTCTCCTagggaggtagagaggaggTCTGGTTCTGCCTCAGCTGTACTCCAACCTGCCAAGAAACGTAAGGTGGATGTCCCTCTATCTGTTTCCTATGCTGTGCCACAGGGTCAGCAGATGGCTACTGTTCTGGCCATCCCTCaagggcagcagcagagctaTGTGTCGCTACGACCAGATTTGCTCACTGTTGACAGTGCTCAGCTGTTCAGCACCACAGGGACAATCACAGGTCCCACGGGTGAGACCTGGACCATCCCTGTGTACTCTGCTCCACAACAGCAGGGGGTAACTCACATTGCCTTACCACAGGAACAGTACAGCACAGTGCAAGTTACCACCACCAACGGTAAGGATAAAATGTCCCCCAGGTCTGCAGATGTGCAGTTGGCCTCCGCTGGGACACAGGAAGAAATGGTACAGACCCTGTTTCCAGCGCAGTTCATGAACGGGAACATTCACAACCTTGTGGCAGTGCAGGCTGTAGGAGGGACTTACAACACTACACAGTCGGTACACATATGGGACCCAAATCAACAACAGGGTCAAGGAGAAGAGGGGCAAGAACAGCAGCTCCATCTGCAG gGTCAAGTCCAGACGGAGGCTGAAGCTGAACCGCCCACTGAAATTCTGGTTCCTGTCTGTCTAAAACCAGAGGAAGGCCTGGAGGTCTGGCGGCTTTGGGCGAAACGGAAAAACATAGAGTTAAGCAAGCAGGAAAAACCCAGTCTTGCGCCAATAGGAC GTCGTCAGCCGCTCTGTTTTCAAGAAGACTTGGTCTCTAGTGCTGTAGCTGAGCTAAACCTGGGTCTTGCCCTGATGACGCAGGAAGCACGTggatctgaagaagaagaattttcCCCCGACGTCCTGTATTATGTATTCTTGTGTATACAAAAG TACATCGCCGACAATGGACGTGTGGATGATGTTTTCGCTGATCCATATTACACACGTTTCGGTGCGTCCTTACACAACATCCTTGATGGCTGGAAACCAATTGTCCACCCGCTAG GTTACATCATTCCAAGTCATGTGACAGAAGAGATGCTGTGGGAGTGTAAACAGCTCGGTGCACATTCGCCAGCCACACTCCTCACTACCCTTATGTACTTCAATACAAA GTATTTCTGCCTGACGACACCTGAACAGCACTTGAAAGTAGCTTTCTCGAAGGTCCTCAGACACACGAGGAAGAACCCCACCAATGCCAAGGACAAAGCAACCAGCATCCGCCTTCTCAAAGGACAAGGTCCACACAGTGCCGGACAGAAAG GAACTGACGACATGTATGAAGAACAGATTGAAGATCCGGAGAATCCACTTCGCTGTCCCATTAAACTTTATGACTTTTACCTCTTCAAATG TCCTCAGAGCATCAAAGGACGCAATGATGCGTACTACATGACTCCAGAACCTGTCGTTGCACCCAACAGCCCAATGTGGTACTCATCGCAGCCGCTCACAAATCAGCAAGTGGAACAAATACTGGCTCGCATCATCGTGGTCCGAGAGATCCAGGAGATTATTGGTGTCAGTGCAGAGAACATGGGCTAA
- the LOC128451400 gene encoding transcriptional regulator QRICH1 isoform X3, translating to MNMRCLGLEAFQVFFRSILFSPQVKVTMNEQDSGVVSFDEYVRQKARTVPQHRMKEFLECLSKGPEVLQEFNQQEGAATTTAMVYQQQDANCIYTDSTEVAGSLLELACPVQIQEQQGQTISQVLQVASPSQHDLQGISTAQFIQHGDLTEEQQQQIQAQLVAAVAGGQQIQLQGTQHIQLPGGQQIQLQAGQHIQLQGGQQIQLQGGQQIQQIQLQGGQQIQQIQLQGGQQIQLHGGQQIQLQGGQQIQLQGGQQIQLQGGQQIQLHDGQQIQIQTIEAMSPTHQQDSPREVERRSGSASAVLQPAKKRKVDVPLSVSYAVPQGQQMATVLAIPQGQQQSYVSLRPDLLTVDSAQLFSTTGTITGPTGETWTIPVYSAPQQQGVTHIALPQEQYSTVQVTTTNGKDKMSPRSADVQLASAGTQEEMVQTLFPAQFMNGNIHNLVAVQAVGGTYNTTQSVHIWDPNQQQGQGEEGQEQQLHLQGQVQTEAEAEPPTEILVPVCLKPEEGLEVWRLWAKRKNIELSKQEKPSLAPIGRRQPLCFQEDLVSSAVAELNLGLALMTQEARGSEEEEFSPDVLYYVFLCIQKYIADNGRVDDVFADPYYTRFGASLHNILDGWKPIVHPLGYIIPSHVTEEMLWECKQLGAHSPATLLTTLMYFNTKYFCLTTPEQHLKVAFSKVLRHTRKNPTNAKDKATSIRLLKGQGPHSAGQKGTDDMYEEQIEDPENPLRCPIKLYDFYLFKCPQSIKGRNDAYYMTPEPVVAPNSPMWYSSQPLTNQQVEQILARIIVVREIQEIIGVSAENMG from the exons ATGAATATGAGATGTTTGGGACTTGAAGCGTTTCAAGTGTTTTTCAGATccattctcttctctcctcaggtcAAAGTGACAATGAATGAGCAGGACAGTGGGGTGGTGTCCTTCGATGAGTATGTGCGGCAGAAGGCCCGCACTGTTCCCCAGCACAGGATGAAGGAGTTCCTGGAGTGTCTTTCCAAGGGCCCCGAGGTGCTGCAGGAGTTCAACCAGCAGGAAGGTGCCGCCACCACCACAGCCATGGTGTACCAGCAGCAGGACGCCAACTGTATCTACACAGACAGCACAGAGGTGGCAGGGTCGCTTCTGGAGCTGGCTTGCCCG GTTCAGATCCAGGAACAGCAGGGCCAAACCATCAGCCAGGTTCTTCAGGTGGCCTCGCCCTCCCAGCACGATTTGCAGGGAATCTCTACAGCTCAGTTCATCCAGCACGGAGATCTCACAGAGGAGCAGCAACAGCAG ATTCAGGCACAGCTGGTTGCAGCTGTAGCCGGAGGACAACAAATCCAGTTACAAGGAACGCAACATATTCAGCTGCCAGGGGGCCAGCAAATTCAGCTTCAGGCTGGTCAACATATTCAGTTACAAGGAGGCCAACAGATTCAACTGCAGGGTGGACAACAGATTCAACAGATTCAACTGCAGGGTGGACAACAGATTCAACAGATTCAACTGCAGGGTGGACAACAGATTCAACTGCATGGTGGACAACAGATTCAACTGCAGGGTGGACAACAAATTCAACTGCAGGGTGGACAACAAATTCAACTGCAGGGTGGACAACAAATTCAGCTACATGATGGCcaacagatccagatccagaccaTAGAGGCCATGTCTCCTACCCATCAACAGGACTCTCCTagggaggtagagaggaggTCTGGTTCTGCCTCAGCTGTACTCCAACCTGCCAAGAAACGTAAGGTGGATGTCCCTCTATCTGTTTCCTATGCTGTGCCACAGGGTCAGCAGATGGCTACTGTTCTGGCCATCCCTCaagggcagcagcagagctaTGTGTCGCTACGACCAGATTTGCTCACTGTTGACAGTGCTCAGCTGTTCAGCACCACAGGGACAATCACAGGTCCCACGGGTGAGACCTGGACCATCCCTGTGTACTCTGCTCCACAACAGCAGGGGGTAACTCACATTGCCTTACCACAGGAACAGTACAGCACAGTGCAAGTTACCACCACCAACGGTAAGGATAAAATGTCCCCCAGGTCTGCAGATGTGCAGTTGGCCTCCGCTGGGACACAGGAAGAAATGGTACAGACCCTGTTTCCAGCGCAGTTCATGAACGGGAACATTCACAACCTTGTGGCAGTGCAGGCTGTAGGAGGGACTTACAACACTACACAGTCGGTACACATATGGGACCCAAATCAACAACAGGGTCAAGGAGAAGAGGGGCAAGAACAGCAGCTCCATCTGCAG gGTCAAGTCCAGACGGAGGCTGAAGCTGAACCGCCCACTGAAATTCTGGTTCCTGTCTGTCTAAAACCAGAGGAAGGCCTGGAGGTCTGGCGGCTTTGGGCGAAACGGAAAAACATAGAGTTAAGCAAGCAGGAAAAACCCAGTCTTGCGCCAATAGGAC GTCGTCAGCCGCTCTGTTTTCAAGAAGACTTGGTCTCTAGTGCTGTAGCTGAGCTAAACCTGGGTCTTGCCCTGATGACGCAGGAAGCACGTggatctgaagaagaagaattttcCCCCGACGTCCTGTATTATGTATTCTTGTGTATACAAAAG TACATCGCCGACAATGGACGTGTGGATGATGTTTTCGCTGATCCATATTACACACGTTTCGGTGCGTCCTTACACAACATCCTTGATGGCTGGAAACCAATTGTCCACCCGCTAG GTTACATCATTCCAAGTCATGTGACAGAAGAGATGCTGTGGGAGTGTAAACAGCTCGGTGCACATTCGCCAGCCACACTCCTCACTACCCTTATGTACTTCAATACAAA GTATTTCTGCCTGACGACACCTGAACAGCACTTGAAAGTAGCTTTCTCGAAGGTCCTCAGACACACGAGGAAGAACCCCACCAATGCCAAGGACAAAGCAACCAGCATCCGCCTTCTCAAAGGACAAGGTCCACACAGTGCCGGACAGAAAG GAACTGACGACATGTATGAAGAACAGATTGAAGATCCGGAGAATCCACTTCGCTGTCCCATTAAACTTTATGACTTTTACCTCTTCAAATG TCCTCAGAGCATCAAAGGACGCAATGATGCGTACTACATGACTCCAGAACCTGTCGTTGCACCCAACAGCCCAATGTGGTACTCATCGCAGCCGCTCACAAATCAGCAAGTGGAACAAATACTGGCTCGCATCATCGTGGTCCGAGAGATCCAGGAGATTATTGGTGTCAGTGCAGAGAACATGGGCTAA
- the LOC128451400 gene encoding transcriptional regulator QRICH1 isoform X4, which yields MNEQDSGVVSFDEYVRQKARTVPQHRMKEFLECLSKGPEVLQEFNQQEGAATTTAMVYQQQDANCIYTDSTEVAGSLLELACPVTSAENSPQLSVHQGSDQQLQVQVQIQEQQGQTISQVLQVASPSQHDLQGISTAQFIQHGDLTEEQQQQIQAQLVAAVAGGQQIQLQGTQHIQLPGGQQIQLQAGQHIQLQGGQQIQLQGGQQIQQIQLQGGQQIQQIQLQGGQQIQLHGGQQIQLQGGQQIQLQGGQQIQLQGGQQIQLHDGQQIQIQTIEAMSPTHQQDSPREVERRSGSASAVLQPAKKRKVDVPLSVSYAVPQGQQMATVLAIPQGQQQSYVSLRPDLLTVDSAQLFSTTGTITGPTGETWTIPVYSAPQQQGVTHIALPQEQYSTVQVTTTNGKDKMSPRSADVQLASAGTQEEMVQTLFPAQFMNGNIHNLVAVQAVGGTYNTTQSVHIWDPNQQQGQGEEGQEQQLHLQGQVQTEAEAEPPTEILVPVCLKPEEGLEVWRLWAKRKNIELSKQEKPSLAPIGRRQPLCFQEDLVSSAVAELNLGLALMTQEARGSEEEEFSPDVLYYVFLCIQKYIADNGRVDDVFADPYYTRFGASLHNILDGWKPIVHPLGYIIPSHVTEEMLWECKQLGAHSPATLLTTLMYFNTKYFCLTTPEQHLKVAFSKVLRHTRKNPTNAKDKATSIRLLKGQGPHSAGQKGTDDMYEEQIEDPENPLRCPIKLYDFYLFKCPQSIKGRNDAYYMTPEPVVAPNSPMWYSSQPLTNQQVEQILARIIVVREIQEIIGVSAENMG from the exons ATGAATGAGCAGGACAGTGGGGTGGTGTCCTTCGATGAGTATGTGCGGCAGAAGGCCCGCACTGTTCCCCAGCACAGGATGAAGGAGTTCCTGGAGTGTCTTTCCAAGGGCCCCGAGGTGCTGCAGGAGTTCAACCAGCAGGAAGGTGCCGCCACCACCACAGCCATGGTGTACCAGCAGCAGGACGCCAACTGTATCTACACAGACAGCACAGAGGTGGCAGGGTCGCTTCTGGAGCTGGCTTGCCCG GTGACTTCTGCCGAGAATTCACCTCAGCTGTCTGTACACCAGGGGTCTGatcagcagctccaagtgcag GTTCAGATCCAGGAACAGCAGGGCCAAACCATCAGCCAGGTTCTTCAGGTGGCCTCGCCCTCCCAGCACGATTTGCAGGGAATCTCTACAGCTCAGTTCATCCAGCACGGAGATCTCACAGAGGAGCAGCAACAGCAG ATTCAGGCACAGCTGGTTGCAGCTGTAGCCGGAGGACAACAAATCCAGTTACAAGGAACGCAACATATTCAGCTGCCAGGGGGCCAGCAAATTCAGCTTCAGGCTGGTCAACATATTCAGTTACAAGGAGGCCAACAGATTCAACTGCAGGGTGGACAACAGATTCAACAGATTCAACTGCAGGGTGGACAACAGATTCAACAGATTCAACTGCAGGGTGGACAACAGATTCAACTGCATGGTGGACAACAGATTCAACTGCAGGGTGGACAACAAATTCAACTGCAGGGTGGACAACAAATTCAACTGCAGGGTGGACAACAAATTCAGCTACATGATGGCcaacagatccagatccagaccaTAGAGGCCATGTCTCCTACCCATCAACAGGACTCTCCTagggaggtagagaggaggTCTGGTTCTGCCTCAGCTGTACTCCAACCTGCCAAGAAACGTAAGGTGGATGTCCCTCTATCTGTTTCCTATGCTGTGCCACAGGGTCAGCAGATGGCTACTGTTCTGGCCATCCCTCaagggcagcagcagagctaTGTGTCGCTACGACCAGATTTGCTCACTGTTGACAGTGCTCAGCTGTTCAGCACCACAGGGACAATCACAGGTCCCACGGGTGAGACCTGGACCATCCCTGTGTACTCTGCTCCACAACAGCAGGGGGTAACTCACATTGCCTTACCACAGGAACAGTACAGCACAGTGCAAGTTACCACCACCAACGGTAAGGATAAAATGTCCCCCAGGTCTGCAGATGTGCAGTTGGCCTCCGCTGGGACACAGGAAGAAATGGTACAGACCCTGTTTCCAGCGCAGTTCATGAACGGGAACATTCACAACCTTGTGGCAGTGCAGGCTGTAGGAGGGACTTACAACACTACACAGTCGGTACACATATGGGACCCAAATCAACAACAGGGTCAAGGAGAAGAGGGGCAAGAACAGCAGCTCCATCTGCAG gGTCAAGTCCAGACGGAGGCTGAAGCTGAACCGCCCACTGAAATTCTGGTTCCTGTCTGTCTAAAACCAGAGGAAGGCCTGGAGGTCTGGCGGCTTTGGGCGAAACGGAAAAACATAGAGTTAAGCAAGCAGGAAAAACCCAGTCTTGCGCCAATAGGAC GTCGTCAGCCGCTCTGTTTTCAAGAAGACTTGGTCTCTAGTGCTGTAGCTGAGCTAAACCTGGGTCTTGCCCTGATGACGCAGGAAGCACGTggatctgaagaagaagaattttcCCCCGACGTCCTGTATTATGTATTCTTGTGTATACAAAAG TACATCGCCGACAATGGACGTGTGGATGATGTTTTCGCTGATCCATATTACACACGTTTCGGTGCGTCCTTACACAACATCCTTGATGGCTGGAAACCAATTGTCCACCCGCTAG GTTACATCATTCCAAGTCATGTGACAGAAGAGATGCTGTGGGAGTGTAAACAGCTCGGTGCACATTCGCCAGCCACACTCCTCACTACCCTTATGTACTTCAATACAAA GTATTTCTGCCTGACGACACCTGAACAGCACTTGAAAGTAGCTTTCTCGAAGGTCCTCAGACACACGAGGAAGAACCCCACCAATGCCAAGGACAAAGCAACCAGCATCCGCCTTCTCAAAGGACAAGGTCCACACAGTGCCGGACAGAAAG GAACTGACGACATGTATGAAGAACAGATTGAAGATCCGGAGAATCCACTTCGCTGTCCCATTAAACTTTATGACTTTTACCTCTTCAAATG TCCTCAGAGCATCAAAGGACGCAATGATGCGTACTACATGACTCCAGAACCTGTCGTTGCACCCAACAGCCCAATGTGGTACTCATCGCAGCCGCTCACAAATCAGCAAGTGGAACAAATACTGGCTCGCATCATCGTGGTCCGAGAGATCCAGGAGATTATTGGTGTCAGTGCAGAGAACATGGGCTAA
- the rpusd4 gene encoding pseudouridylate synthase RPUSD4, mitochondrial, protein MNSCRRIARTGDWSSGVNTLLTRFRSRTNCRRDPGPASSLSRGQATAAGEKPRLTAADLARKVQQERRTPPAAEAPVSAQQKRVEELKRFSLQLQNVHPNVLAKHLLRSVLYQDKDVVVINKPHGVPFRDDSRATSISSVLPVLSKMMDGMKVKSDSQLIPCLGLEKETTGVILLATNEEAAAHILNLHRNNQVTRKYWVITVGVPVPSEGVIDIPIIERGVPGPRPHYKMALSPLFRMNDAGDGVTKVRAHRQAHPAVTRYRVLDSSGGCSLVELQPLTGAKHQMRVHMALAVACPILGDHKYSHLDKLAPQKLPERVLGKLGLEQSKIRHLPLHLHARQLTLPQVSQADVDVSCPLPKYFTQTLKRLHLSLPDKKEDQ, encoded by the exons ATGAACAGCTGTAGAAGAATAGCCCGGACCGGTGACTGGAGCTCCGGAGTGAATACCCTCCTGACCCGGTTCAGATCGCGGACAAACTGCCGCCGGGACCCGGGACCAGCGTCCTCCCTCAGCCGGGGCCAGGCCACCGCCGCGGGGGAGAAACCTCGCCTGACAGCCGCTGACCTGGCCCGGAAGGtccagcaggagaggaggacgcCGCCGGCCGCCGAGGCTCCGGTGTCCGCTCAGCAGAAgagggtggaggagctgaagcggTTCAGTCTGCAGCTTCAAAACGTTCATCCCAACGTGCTGGCCAAACACCTGCTCAGAAGCGTGCTGTACCAGGATAAAGATGTGGTGGTCATCAATAAACCACATGGAGTTCCTTTCAGAG ACGACTCCAGGGCCACGTCCATTTCATCTGTGCTTCCTGTCCTCTCCAAAATGATGGACGGGATGAAGGTGAAGTCAGACTCTCAGCTGATCCCCTGTCTGGGCCTGGAGAAGGAGACGACAGGAGTTATCCTACTGGCCACAAATGAAGAGGCAGCAGCGCACATACTCAACCTGCACAGAAACAACCAAGTGACAAGAAAATACtg GGTCATCACAGTGGGAGTTCCTGTGCCGTCTGAAGGAGTGATTGATATTCCCATCATAGAGCGAGGAGTCCCAGGCCCTCGGCCGCACTACAAG ATGGCGTTAAGCCCTCTTTTCAGAATGAATGATGCAGGTGATGGTGTAACCAAAGTGCGAGCTCATAGACAAGCTCATCCTGCCGTGACCAGGTACAGAGTCCTGGACAGCAGCGGTGGCTGCAGCCTTGTGGAGCTTCAGCCTTTAACCG GAGCGAAACACCAGATGAGGGTTCACATGGCCTTAGCTGTGGCTTGTCCTATTCTCGGCGACCATAAATATTCCCACTTGGATAAACTGGCCCCACAG AAATTACCGGAGCGTGTTTTGGGAAAGCTTGGCCTGGAACAGAGCAAGATCCGACATCTCCCTCTTCATTTGCACGCTCGACAGCTGACACTGCCGCAAGTTAGTCAAGCAGACGTCGACGTGTCCTGTCCGCTGCCTAAatacttcacacaaacactgaaacgACTGCATTTAAGCCTTCCTGACAAAAAGGAAGATCAGTGA